The following are encoded in a window of Methanomassiliicoccales archaeon genomic DNA:
- a CDS encoding amidase family protein, whose product MNEKFHIFSELISEEQLQKIKKGFKFHFSAKDNLCTIDFQTRAGSKILDGYRPPFDATPVKRLRESGGLLIGKTNMDEFGFGSFCMNSSYGVPLNPFDPERSCGGSSGGAAAAVSLINEHVALAVSTGGSISCPACFCGVIGITPTYGRVSRYGLIDYANSLDKVGLICRSASDLEKYLPIIMGPDSHDPTSCCQPVYKPKKPRIKRMCIPSAALEGIDNDIESALEVAIEIIREQLAIDVEEVDMPSLKFALPAYYVLATSEASTNLARYSGMRFGVISDATNEHFNKFFSEIRSELFGKEAKRRILLGTHCRRVGFRDRYYLKALAVRQMIRKEFKKLFCEYDLVMTPTMPFKAPRFSEIEKMKPLEVYKADFLTIPPNLVGLPHISMPCGYPDGIPAGFQLIAPFWEEERLIHFAKLWEEVFSYKFPEGIS is encoded by the coding sequence TTGAACGAAAAATTCCATATATTTTCAGAACTGATCAGCGAAGAGCAACTTCAGAAAATAAAGAAAGGATTTAAATTTCATTTCTCCGCGAAAGACAACCTCTGTACAATAGACTTTCAAACTCGAGCCGGATCGAAAATTCTTGATGGTTACAGACCGCCATTCGATGCCACTCCTGTGAAAAGACTTAGAGAAAGCGGTGGTTTGTTGATCGGAAAAACAAACATGGACGAATTTGGCTTTGGAAGTTTTTGTATGAATTCATCTTATGGTGTACCGTTAAATCCATTCGATCCCGAAAGAAGTTGTGGTGGATCGAGTGGTGGTGCTGCCGCTGCAGTGAGCCTAATTAATGAACATGTGGCTCTGGCTGTTTCGACGGGTGGCTCTATTTCCTGCCCTGCGTGTTTTTGTGGTGTGATTGGCATAACGCCAACCTATGGAAGAGTTTCACGTTATGGATTGATTGACTATGCTAATTCCCTCGATAAAGTTGGCTTGATTTGTCGCTCCGCGTCTGACCTGGAGAAGTATCTCCCCATAATAATGGGTCCTGATTCGCATGATCCTACTTCATGTTGTCAGCCAGTATATAAACCCAAGAAACCCCGTATCAAGAGAATGTGTATACCTAGTGCAGCGCTTGAAGGAATTGATAATGACATTGAATCTGCCCTTGAAGTGGCAATTGAAATCATTCGTGAACAGTTGGCAATAGATGTTGAAGAGGTTGATATGCCATCCCTAAAATTCGCCTTGCCCGCTTACTATGTACTCGCAACATCAGAAGCCTCAACGAATCTTGCGCGCTATTCTGGCATGAGGTTTGGCGTCATTAGCGATGCAACCAATGAGCATTTCAACAAGTTCTTTTCAGAAATAAGATCAGAATTATTCGGCAAAGAGGCAAAGAGGAGAATTCTGCTTGGCACCCATTGTAGGCGCGTGGGATTTAGAGATCGCTATTATCTCAAGGCGCTAGCTGTCAGACAAATGATTAGGAAAGAGTTCAAAAAATTATTCTGTGAATATGATTTAGTTATGACTCCCACAATGCCATTCAAAGCTCCCCGCTTCTCAGAGATTGAGAAAATGAAACCTCTGGAAGTGTACAAGGCAGATTTCCTTACGATTCCACCAAATCTCGTCGGTCTTCCTCATATTTCTATGCCATGTGGCTATCCTGATGGAATCCCGGCAGGATTTCAATTAATCGCGCCATTTTGGGAAGAAGAACGCCTTATCCATTTTGCAAAATTATGGGAGGAGGTGTTTTCTTACAAATTCCCAGAGGGGATCTCATGA
- the gatC gene encoding Asp-tRNA(Asn)/Glu-tRNA(Gln) amidotransferase subunit GatC, whose product MEVKEVKDVAKIARLVLTDDEIEEFSRDLEDIFNYFSILDEAPTIEDFTLTPVPIENIFREDEICKAFDAELLRKSMKTVEGFVRGPRLV is encoded by the coding sequence ATGGAGGTAAAGGAAGTCAAGGATGTAGCTAAGATTGCAAGATTGGTGCTCACTGATGATGAAATTGAAGAATTCTCAAGGGACCTTGAAGATATTTTTAACTATTTTTCAATCCTAGATGAGGCACCAACGATAGAGGACTTTACATTGACCCCAGTCCCCATCGAGAACATATTTCGAGAAGATGAAATCTGCAAAGCGTTTGATGCAGAGCTCCTGAGAAAATCTATGAAAACGGTCGAAGGCTTTGTAAGGGGGCCACGATTGGTTTGA
- a CDS encoding tetratricopeptide repeat protein, translating into MDEADKLVKQGFQLLNEGEYAQALSKFEKAIKLNPKNAEAYFGKAEAGLCVTKMSSEEILESYKKAVELDPQNAYYLTSLASFCLDVGKLNEAESAYNKAAEIDPDNAAYYYSEFGVEYSKKAPEIYEQFLDEKTREIILKKSLKYLLKAINLDEDKAKKLLC; encoded by the coding sequence ATGGATGAAGCGGATAAACTTGTGAAACAAGGTTTCCAGCTGCTGAACGAGGGCGAGTATGCGCAGGCATTATCGAAATTCGAGAAAGCAATAAAACTCAACCCGAAAAACGCTGAAGCTTATTTTGGAAAAGCAGAAGCGGGCCTTTGTGTGACCAAAATGAGTTCTGAAGAGATTCTCGAATCATACAAAAAAGCCGTTGAACTCGATCCACAAAACGCGTATTACCTAACTTCATTGGCGTCTTTCTGTTTAGACGTGGGCAAACTAAACGAGGCGGAATCAGCTTACAACAAGGCTGCTGAGATCGACCCAGATAACGCTGCTTATTACTATTCCGAGTTTGGGGTGGAGTATTCAAAAAAAGCTCCAGAAATCTATGAGCAATTTTTAGATGAAAAGACTAGGGAAATCATCTTGAAGAAATCTTTAAAATACCTACTCAAAGCTATCAATCTCGATGAGGATAAAGCCAAGAAGCTTCTGTGCTAG
- a CDS encoding phosphoglycolate phosphatase → MKAIVVDVDGTLTDSQRRIQPQGIEALRFVQEKGYVVMIASGNVLPVAYGLAIFIGVNGPIIAENGGIVSFRDTIHKLNSIEQPLRAYEYLRKKLPVERLFTDKWRETEVALKRTVDLEEIRALLMEWNVKLEATGFAIHIMEPGHSKMNGVRKASELIGIGVEDVVAIGDSDNDVSMLEHCGIGIAVSNASEAAKRAADYVCEKPHADGVIEGLNWLGIL, encoded by the coding sequence ATGAAGGCAATCGTTGTAGACGTCGACGGTACATTGACAGATTCTCAAAGAAGAATACAGCCGCAGGGTATAGAAGCGCTACGGTTTGTTCAGGAAAAGGGATATGTCGTCATGATTGCAAGTGGCAATGTCCTTCCCGTAGCTTATGGACTCGCGATCTTTATAGGCGTAAATGGCCCGATTATTGCGGAAAACGGTGGCATTGTGAGTTTTCGCGATACGATTCATAAGCTCAATTCTATCGAACAGCCTCTCAGAGCGTATGAGTACTTGAGAAAAAAACTCCCCGTTGAAAGGCTATTTACCGATAAATGGAGAGAAACGGAGGTAGCATTAAAAAGAACCGTGGATCTGGAAGAAATTAGAGCTTTACTGATGGAATGGAACGTAAAGCTCGAGGCAACGGGATTTGCAATTCACATCATGGAGCCAGGACACAGCAAGATGAACGGGGTTAGGAAAGCTTCAGAGCTCATCGGGATTGGTGTTGAAGACGTGGTTGCAATCGGTGATTCCGACAATGATGTTTCAATGCTCGAGCATTGTGGTATCGGGATAGCAGTGTCAAATGCATCGGAGGCCGCAAAGCGTGCTGCGGATTACGTTTGCGAAAAGCCCCACGCAGATGGTGTTATAGAAGGGCTGAATTGGCTCGGAATTCTGTGA
- the mptA gene encoding GTP cyclohydrolase MptA: MGDRIARIDCQNTRIPNGFRLTRVGVTNVKKPVIVRRGDKTLTLTCRFDIFVDLPSNQKGSHLSRNLEVVSEIVDQSVREPVTGIEMLSGQICRSLLDRHEYATYSEVHVYADYFLERKAPSGKKTMESYELMARAVCQRDGNVKKMIGVKVTGMTACPCAMETIQEEFLKSQQSCDSMLPTITHNQRNITTVMIEVPEELDIEANDLIDIVESSFSSPTYEILKRSDEARIVLNAHRNPKFVEDVVREILARILAKYGHLPDDVLVTVRSESEESIHKHNAFAERVTTLKELKRDQESDL; encoded by the coding sequence ATCGGTGATCGTATCGCCAGAATAGATTGCCAGAATACACGCATTCCAAACGGGTTCAGATTGACGAGAGTTGGTGTTACGAATGTTAAGAAGCCGGTGATTGTAAGGCGTGGAGATAAAACCTTGACGCTCACTTGCAGATTTGATATTTTCGTAGACTTGCCTTCTAATCAGAAGGGCTCCCATCTCTCGAGAAATCTCGAAGTTGTATCGGAGATCGTTGATCAGAGTGTGAGAGAACCAGTGACCGGCATAGAGATGCTAAGCGGCCAGATTTGTAGGTCGCTTTTGGATCGTCATGAATACGCTACATATTCTGAAGTACATGTTTATGCAGATTATTTTCTCGAAAGAAAGGCGCCAAGCGGCAAAAAAACGATGGAATCATATGAATTGATGGCCCGGGCAGTATGTCAAAGAGACGGAAATGTGAAAAAGATGATTGGTGTCAAGGTTACTGGCATGACTGCATGTCCATGTGCAATGGAAACAATACAGGAAGAATTCTTGAAGTCACAACAATCATGCGACTCGATGCTGCCAACTATTACTCATAACCAAAGGAATATTACCACTGTCATGATTGAAGTCCCAGAGGAGTTAGACATCGAAGCTAACGATCTGATCGATATCGTTGAAAGTTCTTTCAGCAGTCCCACTTATGAGATCTTGAAAAGGTCAGATGAAGCGAGAATCGTTCTCAACGCGCACAGAAATCCAAAATTTGTTGAGGATGTTGTAAGAGAGATTTTGGCAAGAATTCTTGCCAAGTACGGACACCTTCCCGATGACGTTCTAGTGACCGTTAGAAGTGAAAGCGAGGAATCAATTCACAAACACAATGCATTTGCGGAGCGCGTCACGACTCTAAAAGAACTCAAAAGGGATCAAGAATCAGACCTTTGA
- the rnhB gene encoding ribonuclease HII, producing MLCGIDEAGRGPIIGPMVIAAVCVDNDLQLVRLNVNDSKKLSPSRRLKLAEAIRQISIVRIIIVNEDEIDSAVERHQLNGLEAAKFSELINELRPRNAFIDAADANPERFKHLICNNLACNTNLICEHKADERYPVVSAASIIAKAKRDELVKTIEMEIGEPIGSGYASDPATRTFLMKWVQEKKELPPHVRRSWITSKNILFQLRNSKIDMWADKP from the coding sequence ATGCTTTGCGGAATTGATGAGGCGGGAAGGGGACCCATCATTGGACCGATGGTGATTGCTGCGGTCTGTGTAGATAACGATTTGCAGCTAGTTCGATTGAATGTCAACGATTCAAAGAAGCTATCTCCTTCCAGAAGACTGAAACTTGCTGAAGCAATTCGACAAATTTCGATTGTACGAATCATAATTGTTAATGAGGATGAGATCGACAGCGCAGTGGAAAGACACCAGCTGAATGGCCTAGAAGCGGCTAAATTTTCTGAATTAATCAATGAACTGCGACCGAGAAACGCGTTCATTGATGCGGCCGACGCCAATCCGGAGCGCTTCAAACACCTGATCTGCAATAATCTGGCGTGCAATACGAATCTCATTTGTGAGCACAAGGCAGATGAAAGATACCCAGTTGTCTCCGCGGCATCAATAATTGCCAAAGCTAAGCGTGATGAACTAGTGAAGACTATTGAAATGGAAATAGGGGAGCCAATAGGTAGCGGCTATGCCTCTGATCCTGCCACAAGAACATTTTTAATGAAGTGGGTTCAGGAAAAAAAAGAACTCCCACCCCATGTTAGACGCTCTTGGATCACCTCCAAAAACATATTATTTCAGTTAAGAAATTCGAAAATCGATATGTGGGCTGATAAACCATGA
- a CDS encoding SCP2 sterol-binding domain-containing protein yields the protein MTLRELLNETVSKFNKKILEDEKLRQELVGIKKRVLIDLGEEKYNFMLENCMISQVIEGEIPEPDITVISDPVTFEGVLTRKIKPMKAWALRKIVFKGSIEDLMHLRSLLQFN from the coding sequence ATGACTCTTAGAGAACTTTTGAACGAGACCGTATCTAAATTTAATAAAAAAATTCTTGAAGACGAAAAACTACGTCAGGAACTTGTTGGTATCAAAAAGCGTGTGCTGATAGATCTTGGAGAAGAAAAATATAATTTCATGCTCGAAAACTGCATGATATCTCAAGTTATTGAGGGTGAAATTCCTGAACCTGATATCACAGTTATTTCTGATCCGGTAACTTTTGAGGGCGTATTGACTCGGAAAATAAAACCGATGAAAGCTTGGGCGCTGAGAAAGATCGTTTTCAAAGGATCGATTGAAGATTTGATGCATCTCAGAAGTCTCCTTCAATTTAATTGA
- the glpK gene encoding glycerol kinase GlpK, translating to MGGFVGAIDQGTTGTRFALFDHAGNLIASSYEEHTQIFPKPGWVEHNPVEIWQKTKKVMRDVFQNTGISIKELDAIGITNQRETTVIWDRKTGLPLYNAIVWQCRRTSEMCDELIKNGYLEMIRERTGLVVDSYFSATKIRWLMDNVNSIAEKAKKGDVLFGNVDTWLIWNLTKNHITDYSNASRTMLFNISKCRWDEEILEILKIPEEILPEVRPSSDPQTYGTTTPSEFMGASIPISGDLGDQQAALFGQACFEPGETKNTYGTGCFMLMNTGPSITRSRSGLLTTIAYKIGNDPVKYALEGSIFIAGAAIQWLRDGLKIIEKASDTEKLAKCVEDSGGVYFVPAFVGLGAPHWDPYARGLIIGITGGTRREHIVRATLEAICYQTKEVLDTMNKESGIPLKALKVDGGAVKNNFLCQLQANILGVQVLRPIVQETTALGAAYAAGLAVGFWKDIDELRNNWIIDRTFVPMVNEADREKGYACWKQAVDRSKRWMVPESF from the coding sequence ATGGGAGGATTTGTCGGCGCAATCGATCAAGGGACTACTGGAACGAGGTTTGCACTTTTCGATCACGCAGGCAATCTGATTGCCTCTTCTTATGAAGAACATACACAGATATTTCCAAAACCAGGTTGGGTTGAACACAACCCTGTTGAAATCTGGCAAAAGACAAAAAAAGTCATGCGAGATGTTTTTCAGAATACTGGCATCAGCATAAAAGAACTCGATGCGATTGGGATCACCAATCAGCGTGAAACAACTGTTATATGGGATCGCAAAACGGGCTTGCCGTTGTACAACGCGATTGTATGGCAATGTCGCCGAACCTCGGAGATGTGTGATGAGCTCATAAAGAACGGCTATCTCGAAATGATAAGAGAAAGAACTGGTCTCGTCGTTGATTCTTATTTTTCTGCGACGAAAATAAGGTGGTTAATGGATAATGTGAATAGCATCGCTGAGAAAGCAAAAAAAGGTGATGTCCTTTTTGGAAATGTCGATACTTGGTTGATATGGAATTTGACTAAAAATCACATAACTGATTACTCTAACGCATCTCGAACTATGCTTTTTAACATTTCAAAATGCAGGTGGGATGAAGAGATTCTGGAAATACTCAAAATACCTGAGGAAATCCTTCCTGAGGTTCGGCCCTCAAGTGATCCCCAAACGTATGGCACGACGACTCCTTCTGAATTCATGGGTGCGAGCATACCGATATCTGGGGATCTTGGTGACCAACAAGCAGCCCTTTTCGGACAGGCGTGTTTTGAACCTGGGGAAACCAAGAATACCTATGGAACCGGATGTTTCATGCTTATGAACACAGGTCCATCGATCACGAGATCAAGAAGTGGACTTCTAACTACGATTGCTTATAAAATCGGAAACGACCCTGTTAAATACGCACTGGAAGGGTCCATATTCATTGCTGGGGCTGCGATCCAGTGGCTGAGAGACGGTTTGAAAATCATAGAAAAAGCATCCGACACTGAAAAACTGGCAAAATGTGTGGAGGACTCGGGTGGCGTTTATTTCGTGCCAGCATTCGTGGGACTTGGAGCTCCACACTGGGATCCATATGCGAGGGGGTTGATCATAGGCATTACAGGCGGTACAAGGAGGGAGCATATTGTCCGAGCGACACTTGAAGCAATTTGTTATCAGACGAAGGAAGTGCTCGATACTATGAACAAGGAATCCGGTATCCCATTAAAAGCGCTGAAGGTCGATGGTGGAGCAGTGAAGAATAACTTCCTGTGTCAGCTTCAAGCGAACATACTCGGCGTTCAAGTGTTGAGGCCGATTGTCCAGGAAACAACGGCGTTGGGAGCGGCTTATGCCGCAGGTCTTGCAGTTGGATTCTGGAAAGACATAGACGAACTTAGGAATAATTGGATAATTGATAGGACATTCGTTCCGATGGTCAATGAGGCCGATAGGGAAAAAGGATATGCCTGTTGGAAGCAAGCCGTTGATAGATCCAAGAGATGGATGGTTCCAGAATCATTCTGA
- the glpA gene encoding anaerobic glycerol-3-phosphate dehydrogenase subunit A, translated as MFKTEVLVIGGGATGAGIARDLALRGAEVTLIEGSDFAFGASGRCHGMLHSGARYAVTDPISASECAIENKILKRIADFCIEDTGGFFIGLPNDDECYPDLFMSACRKAGVDAIEISVNEAFKEEPLLSENIVASIDVPDASIDPFMLVLGNIESARSAGSTALNYHLVRKFDVRESRIEKVYVENLRNGSIDEYRPEIVINATGAWANHIAALAGVSIDLTMDKGSMVVLGRRFTHRLINRLRKPSNGDIVVPNYSSSIIGTTSITVSSPTSTSVSEQEVDLLMREAAMMMPPINASRAIRAYAGIRPLVSRKGGDSREISRTFQLIDHSEKGIENLISVIGGKLTTYRLMAEKVSDIVCSRLGISASCRTSLEPLSIPYGEMHNKMIGRGSPTVEIQTHENNGELRRDEVVCSCEKIKRQEVEFWASHPDVRGLSDVMRRTRAGMGYCQSGLCVFNLLTMLIEYSDTDPLYLLTEYLKEREKGIKPVLLKGQIVEEIFKECLLNGVYHISDLAEALRNEENAEGRN; from the coding sequence ATGTTTAAAACTGAAGTACTGGTAATAGGCGGAGGAGCTACAGGAGCCGGGATTGCCAGAGATCTTGCGCTTCGCGGTGCTGAAGTCACTCTGATTGAAGGGTCTGATTTTGCGTTCGGGGCCTCGGGACGTTGTCATGGCATGTTGCACAGCGGAGCTCGTTATGCCGTAACTGATCCTATATCAGCTTCTGAATGTGCAATAGAGAATAAAATTCTGAAAAGAATAGCAGACTTCTGCATAGAAGACACTGGCGGTTTTTTTATAGGCTTACCGAACGATGACGAATGCTATCCAGATCTTTTTATGTCAGCATGCAGAAAAGCGGGGGTAGATGCAATAGAGATTTCGGTTAATGAAGCTTTCAAAGAGGAACCACTACTTTCTGAGAATATCGTTGCTTCAATTGATGTTCCTGACGCGTCTATCGATCCATTTATGCTAGTACTCGGAAATATTGAGTCGGCCAGAAGCGCTGGAAGTACTGCTCTTAATTATCACCTTGTCAGGAAGTTTGACGTACGAGAAAGTAGAATAGAGAAAGTTTATGTTGAAAATTTGAGAAATGGTAGCATCGATGAGTATAGACCTGAAATTGTTATAAATGCAACTGGTGCGTGGGCCAATCACATCGCCGCTCTAGCTGGAGTCAGCATCGATCTTACGATGGACAAGGGTTCGATGGTCGTTCTCGGAAGAAGATTTACACATAGGTTGATAAACAGATTAAGAAAACCGTCAAATGGGGATATAGTAGTTCCGAATTACTCTTCATCGATAATAGGTACAACCTCAATTACAGTATCGTCACCGACATCAACGTCAGTATCGGAACAAGAAGTCGATCTACTTATGCGCGAAGCTGCAATGATGATGCCCCCGATAAATGCATCCAGGGCTATACGTGCTTACGCAGGAATCAGACCGCTAGTTAGCAGAAAAGGGGGAGATTCAAGAGAGATAAGTAGAACTTTTCAGTTAATTGATCATTCAGAAAAGGGCATCGAAAATCTCATTAGCGTAATAGGAGGAAAACTAACAACGTATAGACTTATGGCCGAGAAGGTGTCAGACATCGTGTGTTCTAGACTTGGGATTTCTGCTTCTTGTCGGACTTCATTAGAGCCTCTTTCCATTCCATATGGAGAAATGCACAACAAGATGATCGGCAGAGGTTCGCCGACAGTTGAAATCCAAACTCATGAAAATAATGGGGAATTGAGACGCGACGAAGTCGTATGTTCCTGTGAGAAAATTAAGAGGCAGGAAGTGGAATTTTGGGCTTCGCATCCCGACGTCAGGGGGTTATCGGATGTCATGCGACGGACAAGAGCGGGAATGGGCTACTGTCAGTCAGGGCTCTGCGTCTTCAATCTCTTGACCATGCTTATAGAGTACAGCGACACTGACCCACTATATTTGCTCACAGAGTATTTGAAGGAACGAGAAAAAGGGATCAAACCTGTTTTGCTTAAGGGGCAGATTGTCGAGGAGATTTTCAAAGAATGCCTGCTGAATGGTGTTTATCATATCTCTGATCTTGCAGAGGCGCTTCGGAATGAAGAAAATGCTGAAGGCAGAAACTGA
- a CDS encoding FAD-binding protein produces MKKMLKAETDVLVIGSGAAGLLAGTILSNLGNNVIIAGTGATMTSISTGNIIFLNDICAISNDKKPLRIKDYLKFELPGVFDRVDLDKIRPEICRMLSFLVPRLDGAGLAMMGDLQKKYLIPSNTGFTYSCELAQYFASQGNLEDISHGSVALLGLVGYSDFDPDLASRILMRTSGLSTKAFWTQMQDIGRRGEMHATEIAFLSRNTGFQESIAEAIKDIDCDTVGIPPIYPLQDYHKKMELLQKETGRRIFEVVTPLSLPGLRLQEAMESIARNEGVKLCPGLIATRLKTFGNRAESIVLKGKYIETEVKFRCLIASTGGMFGRAITNSDNGMRDILNAFEISNIDGLDDAVAQSRYRESIQIISRMGLRCDNMLRIFLRGGKVAENVFGAGSCLEGLSFASGYGLGTAFFTAWLSAMNAMEVL; encoded by the coding sequence ATGAAGAAAATGCTGAAGGCAGAAACTGATGTTTTGGTGATCGGAAGCGGCGCCGCCGGATTGCTTGCTGGTACCATACTATCCAATTTAGGCAATAATGTCATTATTGCTGGCACTGGCGCAACGATGACTTCCATTTCAACGGGCAATATTATTTTTCTGAACGATATTTGTGCGATTTCGAATGATAAGAAGCCGCTGAGAATTAAGGATTATCTGAAATTTGAGCTACCGGGGGTTTTTGACAGAGTAGATTTGGATAAAATCAGACCAGAGATTTGCAGAATGCTATCGTTCCTTGTCCCGAGATTAGATGGTGCCGGTTTAGCAATGATGGGGGACTTGCAGAAGAAATATCTTATTCCATCGAACACTGGCTTTACATATTCATGCGAATTGGCGCAGTATTTTGCCTCGCAGGGAAATCTCGAAGATATCTCACACGGGTCCGTTGCCCTATTAGGACTCGTCGGCTATTCAGATTTTGATCCTGACTTAGCATCAAGAATACTCATGAGGACCAGCGGTTTGAGCACAAAAGCTTTTTGGACACAGATGCAAGACATAGGAAGAAGGGGAGAGATGCACGCTACGGAAATTGCTTTTCTTTCCCGTAATACAGGATTTCAAGAATCGATTGCAGAAGCGATAAAGGATATAGATTGCGACACCGTAGGCATACCGCCGATCTATCCTCTGCAAGATTATCACAAAAAGATGGAGCTTTTGCAAAAAGAGACAGGAAGAAGGATATTCGAAGTCGTCACTCCTCTATCGTTGCCAGGTTTGCGGCTCCAAGAAGCAATGGAATCTATCGCTAGAAATGAAGGAGTTAAATTATGTCCTGGTCTTATAGCAACGAGACTGAAGACTTTTGGAAATAGGGCTGAATCAATCGTACTAAAGGGGAAATACATAGAAACTGAAGTGAAATTTCGATGTCTCATTGCAAGCACTGGCGGAATGTTTGGGAGGGCGATAACAAACAGCGATAATGGCATGAGAGATATTCTTAATGCATTCGAGATTTCCAATATTGACGGTCTGGATGATGCCGTTGCACAAAGCAGATATAGAGAATCCATTCAGATCATTAGCAGAATGGGGTTGCGCTGTGATAATATGCTAAGAATTTTCCTAAGAGGTGGTAAAGTTGCTGAAAATGTTTTTGGCGCAGGTTCATGTCTTGAGGGGCTTTCTTTCGCATCTGGCTATGGTCTCGGTACCGCATTCTTTACAGCCTGGCTATCGGCGATGAATGCGATGGAGGTGTTATAG
- a CDS encoding (Fe-S)-binding protein has product MFFQSNIGNCIKCNACTMACPVVSIEGISVFSGPRNLCVDTARYGNAAAILPSDVYRCTTCWKCEELCPQSLPLAETILELRKSIFDFNVLSDGHKKIIENIDKYGRSIVPITQERKKYKVKKAPLLYFPGCISEMRITSIFDSTIRLLERSGVKFGIPDEWVCCGAPLEKLGDSERLEFLRDRNLDYFDGFEDIVTSCPGCATHFLKYYDKDPLHTIEIVWEMMRKRKLVFKSRKKGLRVALHHPCHLNRTIGPQIIDQAYDILQCVEGIEIIDLDKPDACCGGGGAVVAGFPELALKLATEKMLDALHHDVGLLLAPCPFCVLNLRRPGIGKVEDFATFIERNLACKKEGDKKK; this is encoded by the coding sequence ATGTTTTTCCAATCGAATATCGGCAACTGCATAAAATGCAACGCATGCACAATGGCATGTCCTGTTGTTTCGATTGAGGGGATATCTGTTTTTTCAGGACCTCGAAATCTCTGTGTTGACACAGCAAGGTATGGTAACGCAGCAGCTATTCTCCCTTCGGATGTATACCGGTGCACAACATGTTGGAAATGCGAGGAATTATGCCCTCAATCCCTTCCTTTGGCTGAAACTATCTTGGAATTGCGTAAATCTATTTTTGATTTCAACGTTCTCTCAGATGGACATAAAAAGATCATTGAAAATATCGATAAATACGGAAGATCCATCGTTCCAATAACCCAGGAAAGAAAGAAATACAAAGTGAAAAAAGCACCGCTTCTGTATTTCCCTGGATGCATAAGCGAGATGCGAATTACCTCAATCTTCGATTCAACAATAAGACTTCTTGAAAGGAGCGGTGTCAAATTTGGAATTCCAGATGAATGGGTATGTTGTGGTGCTCCACTAGAAAAACTTGGAGACTCAGAAAGGCTCGAATTCCTGAGAGATCGGAACCTAGACTATTTCGACGGCTTCGAAGATATTGTAACCTCATGTCCAGGATGCGCAACACATTTTCTGAAATACTATGATAAGGATCCGCTTCATACCATCGAAATTGTGTGGGAGATGATGAGAAAAAGAAAATTGGTGTTTAAGTCTCGCAAAAAAGGTCTGCGGGTGGCGCTACATCATCCATGTCACCTCAATCGCACGATAGGTCCGCAAATAATTGATCAGGCGTATGACATTCTCCAATGTGTAGAGGGTATAGAAATAATCGATCTGGACAAACCAGACGCCTGTTGCGGTGGCGGGGGTGCCGTGGTTGCTGGCTTTCCAGAATTAGCCCTAAAGCTCGCTACCGAAAAGATGCTAGATGCTCTTCACCACGATGTAGGCCTTCTACTTGCACCATGCCCCTTTTGCGTGCTGAATTTGCGAAGGCCAGGCATAGGAAAAGTAGAAGATTTCGCCACTTTTATAGAGAGGAATTTGGCATGTAAAAAAGAAGGAGACAAGAAGAAATAA